The following nucleotide sequence is from Saimiri boliviensis isolate mSaiBol1 chromosome 6, mSaiBol1.pri, whole genome shotgun sequence.
CGCTGTAACtgtgaactcctggactcaagtgatcctcccacctcatcctcccaagcagctgggactacaggtatacaccaccatgcccagctaacttttacatttttttgtggtgatggggtcttgttatgttgaacaggctggtcatgaactcctgacttcaggtgatccttctactTGAGCCTCACAAAGCACTAAATTGTAGGAATAAGCTACTGTGTCTAGCCCCCCACTATTATTGCATTTCAGTTTATCTTTCCTTTAGCtctattaatatttgtttcataTGCTTGAAAGCTCTGGTGctgggtgcataaatatttttaaaggttatatCCTCTTACTGAATTGACCTATTCATTacacagtgacttttttttttttttttttttgtctcttttcatgtTCCTTGatttgtattctattttatcCGATACAAGTTAGctactcttgttctttttttggcGTTCAattgcatagaatatctttttccactcaTTCACTTTTAATCTATGTATGTCTTCATAGGTGAAGTGGGTTTCCTGTAGTTAGGCCTTGTTTCTCTATTCATTTAGACACTCTATAAGAGGCACCATCATTGGGCTGGGCATgtcagctcacatctgtaatcctggcatgttgggagcctgaggtgggaggattacttgagcctaggagtttgagaacagtctaggcaacatagggaaaccctatctcaacaaaatatttttaaaaattggccaggaacagtggctcatgcctgtcatctcagtgctttgggaggccaaggtgggcagatcacttgagctcacgagtttgagaccagactggccaaaacagcgagactctgtctctacaaataataataataaaaatttagctgggcatggtggtactcggttgtagtgccagctactctggaggctgaggtgggaagattgcttgagcccgggaaatggaggttgcagtaagccaggattttgccactgcactccaagatctgcctaaaaaaaataaaagaggcattATCTTTTTAGAACAGGCAAATAAAGAGGCACAAAAGGACAATATGGAGAGAGCAGAAAGTACCTCTGAGACCTGTGTGAGTGGATATCCTGTCACAGCCCCTATGCttcagggagactgaggctttGGAATGTCTTCCTCAAGGTTCCCCCTAAATTCTCTTCTAGTGTCTGGTACTAAGCAAAATGTCCACCCTGAACCTGGACCTGGTCCTATGTGGGAGCTAGTTGCCAGAAGTGCCTCCCTTGAAATTTTCTAAGTCTCACTTTTATGCCCGGGATAGTGCCATTTATCCCATTTGAAGCATTCTCCAACCCTCTACATCACGTTTGGTGTGTACCAAATGTCCTCAGGAGCTTGGGACTTGCACCTATGAAATCAACCTGGGTCTTAAGAGAATGGTGTCATTCCCATTGGCTGAGGCAATAGTTCTTTCATATGACAGTAAGAGACTGGGCTGCCAGAATGGTGCTGCATATTTTTTAGGTGACTCTCACAAGTTCAGGGTTGTGGCTACCTAAGGTCACCACTGTTCCTTGGGATTGAGTTGTGTGTGTAAGCCTGCACATTGGCCTTCCCAGGTCTGTGAGGGTAGTGGCAGCTGCTATTTATCCTGTCTGCCTCCTACCACTGACACCAGGAAGGTTACCCTTTCCCCTTCTGCAGGCCATGCCTATCTCCTTTGAGGCCTTTTAAGACTGTTGGTCCACAATGCCAGTGGGCACTTCCAATCAATATCCTCTCATTTCCAATTGATAGTGACACTGTACTTTCCAGATCAGGCATTAAGCCATGCTGATGGAGGAACAGACACTCTTTGCACAAATGAAAACACTCTTCTTGCTCTAACCACAGGCCTCTTGCCTATCTTTCCAGAGTGCAGCCAACATTGAAAGAGATCACAGTCTAGGAATGTAGTAATTGCATCCTAGAATGTTCAAGAGACTGCATGGTTGGAAAGCAGGTTCAATATTTAGTCAAAATGGTAAATATGACCAGAAAATTGATTATTAATTTTCCTGCACACTCTTAGTGTGACTTGGTTTTTTGGTAATCACCAGCGAAGTACAGTAACAACCTTTGAGAGATCATTGGAAACGAGTATTCACAGTAGCACAACGGATGCCACATCATAAAGGAGGAACTAGCATTAAACAAATGACATTTTGGAACTGCTGAGGCAAGATCTATATAGTTCAACCAGTTTCTGAAGTCATGACATTGTAAATACTAACAGCATTGTTACTCTTTTATCACAGAGGGAGatatgaaattagccaggaatagCATATCTGACAAAAAGAACATAGAGACTACTTCCTAGTCCGAAAAACTAGGAAACAGTTTAGAAAGAAGAATCTTAGTATGCACTGACTGGACAATAAATATGCACcagttttttggagacagggtcacccaggctggagggcagtggtgcaatctcagctcaccagaacctgcacctcttgggttcaagccatcctcctacctcagcctcccaagtagctgggactacaggcatgtgccaccatacctggtgatttttttgtagagataaggtcttgtcatgttgtccaggctggtcttgaattcttggactctagcaatcctcctgcttcggcctcccaaagtgctgggattacagacataagcaaCGGGGCTTGGTTTATTGTTCTtctcactgaaaaaataaattcttgagTCTGTATCgacagaaggaaaagcaaactCATTTACCACCACTGATTCTTTACTcttaaaaaagcatttaaaaaacctGAACCCCAGCTAGTCTTTAGGCCTAATTTTCAGGAAATTTGGGGACTGGGCAAGGGTAGAGGAACAACGTACTGTTagtataagaaaacaaacacacaagtcAAGAATTGGGGCATTCTACAAAACagtggcttgatttttttttcataaagctaATATTATGTGAAATAAGAGGTGAGGTTGTAGAAAAACAGATGCATGAATCTTGATGAAATTCTGGTTAAATAACTTCAATAATTATACTTTGGGGACAAGTAGAAAAATTTGATTGGGCTGAATATTTGATGATATTGGagaattactgttattttttcttgGTGTGACAATGATACTGAGGCTACGTAGAAAAAAGCCTTTAAGAAAATTTACACTGAAGAATTTAGGGGTGAATGTCCTGTCTGTGGCTGACCTTTAAATGTTTAGCAAAGCCAAActgtatctatatacacacacacaaaccaaacacacacataatGCAAAAGGTAAgatgttaaaaattattcaatCTAGATGGTATTTACAGATGCTGTATCACTGTGGTagtctttcaacttttttctttcttttttttgtgagacagtcttgctctgtcacccaggctagagagcagtggtgcaatcttaactcactgcaacctctgcttcctgggttcaagcaattcttgtgcctcagcctcccaagttgctgggattacaggcatgcgccaccatgcctagctaatttttgtatttttagtagagacaaggtttcaccgtcttagccaggctggtctcaaactcctgacctcaagtgatccgcccgcctgggcctctcaaactgttgggattataggcttgaaccaccgcgtccagcctctttcaatttttctgtttgtaaattttcaaaataaaaaatgtggggAGGAAGAGACACAGTAGAGCAAGAAGGTAAAAATATAGGGGGAATATTTGGTACAAGACTTCAAAGATAGGTGTAATAGATCAATAGTCTAAATGGAAAGATTAGCACTTAGACGGTGAGTACCATTTTCTATGACTAGAGGAAAGCAGCTGTGGGTGAGTACAGATAGACATGTGGGTAGGTTTGGTAGTGGGAAGTTGAGAAAATATCAGGTGATCTCAATATTCTCCATGAAGTAGGAGGCAGGGAGAGTGGCAGTTGGTTTGGGGCATGAAGAAAATGTTGTTTTGGAATGGTTGTTGTAGGGAATGGCAAAGGAAGCTGACCAGGGTTATGTGAAAGATTTCACAGGGTGCAATAGAGCTTTTGCTAAGACTTGAGTGTCTGAAAATTGCTTCTGATTTCTGTTCCTATTAGCACCCCAAGCTTATCTCCTATCATAGAACTTAACCAGATTCTAATTGCCTGATTACTCCAACTGATCATGAGTTTGAGGGAAGGGGCTTTTTATCTTCAGTTTCCAGCACTAAGCATGGTGCTTGGCACGTAGAGTAGACGTTCAATGTATAggttattaaataaaatagtaacagtTTCACATATAACTTCtaaatggtaaattttttttaacgtTTCTTCTTACCCTCAGCTCTCCAATGGGTTAACTGCTTTTCTTCCATGCTCCCATAGCAACGTAAATGTTTGTCATGCCCATTACAAACCCATATCATTgcattttctccattgtattgaaattatctttttacATATCTGTCTTATCCAGCAGATTAAACTATTTTGAGATCAGTGATCTTGTAGCTTTCTATCCCAAACTCAGCACACTCGTTGGCCTATAATATAGCAGGCATTTTCTGGTCTGAGCTGAATTAAGAAAGACTAAGTTTTGGTTTGcaatggctttatttctggatgtATATGtgattttaacaaatattaatactTTCAAAAAACAACCATATTATTAAAGTACAATAAACAGTATAAAATAAAGCACTCAATTATGTAATCATAGTATATTAGATAAAACCCTggggaaaattatattttaaaaggcacaGTAGCACTCAGCACAGTCCCCTTTTCAATTTGCTTCTCTCCAAGTGTTCAAAATGTAAAGAATGCTTTCCATACCACCAAAGGCAAACATTTCCAAACAGATCTAAAAGTTCAGGAATTGGGTTCAGGTGACTTTTTATGAAAACAATTCAGGCGACCAAGCACTTTTAGTTTCACATACTGAAGGTGAGCCTTTTTCTGAAAATGGAAGGCAACGTTTGACTTCCGAACAAGAATCAAGTCCAAGAATAGGGTGCAGCTGAGGTGTTTCTAAGACTTGAACGTCTGGACATTTAGAAATCCAGCTTGAACGTTTACAGTTATATTTAGGAGTATTCTCTTTTATAACTATTGCTTCAAGaacattctttaatttcttcttaattaaacctcttttggtTCCCTGTCTAAtatgtttcagtttctttcttgctAAGTCTTGTTGATCAGGGAAATGATGGGCAGCAAGGGATCTCCCTAGACCTATGACTTGGAATCCAAGCATAtctgaaggaaatattttttgtgtGGTAGGAGGGACCCATTCATCACTATCAGTTTCACGGCACTTAGCTAAAGGATGGTGGTTGAAAACTTCTGTTTGTGATATACCAGATATAACAGGGCTTCTGATTTTCTGGCTAggtgtttttatgtattttggacaGCTTGGGCTGGCTTGCTGCTTGTCATTTTCAGGAAAAATCCTTATTTTTTCATAGTTAGCATCAAGATCTGAATAAAATACAGGTATTTTTTTGAAAGCTCTGTTTATCCCATGAATTCTGGTTTGGTGGAACCCTGAAATTGGAGTTGACTGTGAACACGGAACAAAGTCTTGACTATTTTCAAAGTTATATTCTGAATCTGATTGAAAATGAGGTGTTGGAGAGCTTGTTCTTGAATGCCTAGAATCAGATGGGTTTTGCAAGGATAACTTCTGTGAAGGCTGGATGAAGTCTTCAGAAAGTGACCTCAGTGAAAAATCAGAGTCTGAATGATGACTTTCTGGCAAAGACATTCCCCACTGTAACAAACTATCCTGTGATTTTTTGGTAATCTCTGTTGCAATGTCCATTTCTTTAGCAATATCATCAAAGAGGTCAGCAGAGGCATCATAGCTACCTTCATGGCCAATAGAATTGCTCTGTGTTAAGCTGTTAGTGATATGTCCACAAGGGATGTCTTTCAAcgtatttgtatttctatttggATTACTGCAAAGAGTTTCTAAAGGATATGTAAGTTTCCTGCAAATTGTAAAACTGTCATCTTGGTTCTTTGGCCACctataatattgtttattttctaatttgcaaAGATCAGACACATCATTATACTTCCTACAACACAGAGTTGTcaacttttcattcatttctgaaaGTAATTTTTCTCCACGtccattcaaatatttgttatttagaCTAGAATGGTCACTCTCTGAAGTAATGGGCCGAAGTAGAATTTCATCACTGTGTGGTGAGATTCTTATAGTCTTCTTAAGAGTAACTGTTGTTTCTGAATATTTTGAAGATGAAAACAGAGCTGATGGTTTTGGTAGAAAATATTCTGACATATCTCTTCCATTATGATTTACAGAGACAGCCTCTACTTTGTTATCTGGTTGTGACTCCTTTTCAACACTGGGACTTAGATTTACTTTACAGTTGAAAAAGAAGTTACCTTTGCCAGAGTTTGCTTTGACTATTGCTTGTGATGATCTTAAAACTATAGGTGGTGTATGCAGGGCTCCAGTAGTTCTCTGGGGAGTCACAGATAACATGCTGTTGTCTGCATGAAATTTACTGATGTCATTATCTACATGATGTTTACTACTACTGACATCTGCCTGGGTTATAGCAATCTCACTTTCAAGAACTGCCAGAAACTTGTTCAGGCTTTCAGAGAATGGTAGATCATCCCATATTTCAGGGTCACAATCCTTGGAATTGCTGGCTGTCTCTTCAAGTCTGAGTAACGAAGGTGAACAACATGCAGATCTCTTTTGAAGGCTAGTGGGGGTATCTATACCATGATGCTggaaacatggtggctcatgctgggaCCCATTTTTAATTTCCACTGGACTGTGGAAGGAATCTGCATTACTTGACTCAAGGGGCTCTTGCATTTTCAAAGAGTCATTAACTCCAGTTTCATGATGACTGCTGGGAACTGTACTCAGTTCCTTAGCTTGTAAGCCAAGTTTACCCAACTTTTCTGCTGTACTCTTTTTATCCATATATGAAACAAGGCTCCATGAATCCTGAATGGGATCATGGCAGCTATTGAAACCAGTGGCCTCTGCAATAGAGATGGATTTTCTGTTCTGGCAAAGAGTACCAAAGGCTTTATCTTGCTCTGAAGCTGAAAAATCATCATCTGTTAGTTGTGAAACAATGGAACTGAATTCAAGTGATGGCAGccagaattttgaaaaagtatcCTTGCTGCAGGACTTGAAAAAATAAGAAGTACTGTCAGGAGTATATATGCTGCTGAGATCACTACTTGAGTGATCTAAAGCAAGTAAGTTACTATTAGGTGACTGAGAGTCACAATGAAGTTTCCTGAAATTAAAAGCCTGCAAAAGTTGATGGAAGTAGTCAAAGACAGTAAAGCCTGCAACACCTGGGTCTGGTAGAACAATCTGGCAAGCAACTAGTgctttgggttttcttttgtaGACAGAGCATTGCTGTAAGTAGTTATTGGCCTCTGAACCTTGTCCAGATTGGTTTTCAAAATTCTgtgaaagaagtaaagaaatttaaataagaataaaattttcttccttttacttaaatatgaaacaaagatttagctaggtgcaatggctcatgcctgtaatcccagcactttgagaggctaaggcagacagatcacttgagcctcagcaaactgggcaacatggggaaacccgatctctacaaaaaccccacaaaaattagctgagcatggtggcatgcgcctgcagtctcagctactcagggggttgaggtgggaggatcaccagagcctagggaggtcaaggctacagtgagccatgatcttgccactgcacttcagccagggtgagagtgagacactatctcaaaactaaactaaactaaactaaactaaacagaTTTAAAAG
It contains:
- the DDIAS gene encoding DNA damage-induced apoptosis suppressor protein yields the protein MNRRRKFLLASVLALQNSSFIYPSCQKCLSRIIVVSKRSNCPKCGSAGESGNANYRYKLSLKVAESNKLYVITVFGSCLDTFFGLTATGLHRYIQDPNKIPETLDNDTTQDLLTKAVETCFVGQSFIFGVTNFENQSGQGSEANNYLQQCSVYKRKPKALVACQIVLPDPGVAGFTVFDYFHQLLQAFNFRKLHCDSQSPNSNLLALDHSSSDLSSIYTPDSTSYFFKSCSKDTFSKFWLPSLEFSSIVSQLTDDDFSASEQDKAFGTLCQNRKSISIAEATGFNSCHDPIQDSWSLVSYMDKKSTAEKLGKLGLQAKELSTVPSSHHETGVNDSLKMQEPLESSNADSFHSPVEIKNGSQHEPPCFQHHGIDTPTSLQKRSACCSPSLLRLEETASNSKDCDPEIWDDLPFSESLNKFLAVLESEIAITQADVSSSKHHVDNDISKFHADNSMLSVTPQRTTGALHTPPIVLRSSQAIVKANSGKGNFFFNCKVNLSPSVEKESQPDNKVEAVSVNHNGRDMSEYFLPKPSALFSSSKYSETTVTLKKTIRISPHSDEILLRPITSESDHSSLNNKYLNGRGEKLLSEMNEKLTTLCCRKYNDVSDLCKLENKQYYRWPKNQDDSFTICRKLTYPLETLCSNPNRNTNTLKDIPCGHITNSLTQSNSIGHEGSYDASADLFDDIAKEMDIATEITKKSQDSLLQWGMSLPESHHSDSDFSLRSLSEDFIQPSQKLSLQNPSDSRHSRTSSPTPHFQSDSEYNFENSQDFVPCSQSTPISGFHQTRIHGINRAFKKIPVFYSDLDANYEKIRIFPENDKQQASPSCPKYIKTPSQKIRSPVISGISQTEVFNHHPLAKCRETDSDEWVPPTTQKIFPSDMLGFQVIGLGRSLAAHHFPDQQDLARKKLKHIRQGTKRGLIKKKLKNVLEAIVIKENTPKYNCKRSSWISKCPDVQVLETPQLHPILGLDSCSEVKRCLPFSEKGSPSVCETKSAWSPELFS